GGTGATTTCTCTTTTGCCTTTTACCGACATTTGCGAAGGAGTATGCCTTCGCGGGACGAAATGGGAGTTAAACGACGCGGAAATTTTTCTGGGGCGCCCTTACACGGTCAGCAATGTTCCCACGGGAGACCATGTGTGCGCGCAAATCCAAAAAGGAAGTTTGGGGGTTTATTGTCTTTTCGAGGAAGTGAAGCTATAGTCTCGCCGCTGATTCTTGAGCGCTCCACACCAGCCGGAACTCCATTCCTTCATACACGCGAACGGGGTTACCGCGCTTGATTTGAGTGTGTTGCAGCCAATCAAGCGACCTGACGAACGCCGCTCCGGCAGTGTTACGGGCGATGACGATTTCTTCAAGGCGGGTCAGAGCAATTTGTCTGTTCACGCGTTGACTGCGTTCTTCTGTACAGACCGTCGTGAGACCGAGGGGCAGGTAGAGAGCCCTAACTCCGGTTTCTACCTTATTGACATTTTGTCCGCCCTTGCCGCCGCTGCGGAAAGTCTCGAACTTTACCAACGATTTGTCGAATACGTCGATTTGTTTCTCGTGGCACAGG
The genomic region above belongs to Synergistaceae bacterium and contains:
- the prfH gene encoding peptide chain release factor H encodes the protein MELQLSSGQGPAECELAVGKLLFSLMGEFSDIKVLECKPEHRKKENVKKENGKKENCYRSVRIASETDLSFLEGTVQWICKSPFRPHHGRKNWFVDISLCHEKQIDVFDKSLVKFETFRSGGKGGQNVNKVETGVRALYLPLGLTTVCTEERSQRVNRQIALTRLEEIVIARNTAGAAFVRSLDWLQHTQIKRGNPVRVYEGMEFRLVWSAQESAARL